A genomic window from Methanobrevibacter sp. TLL-48-HuF1 includes:
- a CDS encoding transposase, whose product MVKRKFDRNQAKLGINTLDWNVPENHISRFVVEFVEEVFPLLNIKEPKKKKGRDSLPVDSMLKLLIYAKIQHIDRTSIIADMARYHDIFKYVCDDIRPSERSIQRYRREYGHYFEVLLQMTLKKAFDEGFTEFNHVAIDGTIKKAYNSNNNTITKKETQILIDYYEGRPIDPECLEKLHKPAQRLLEKKDIDDEDKLELLYGIKTQFTFTGQDKIPVNDIEARFMKGKKGNFMVAYNIQSAVDYDTKLICAINVTQNPTDHYELPIIAERAIRNINTTPKYISADTIYLNQISLSYLADKKIDGLIPNRKQSKEKIGKLNPNPYHKDHFEYDYELDAFKCPKNQYMHFFAKYIEPHKDPEKPDKIKRLYNNYEACKNCKARNKCLTGKQTHKTITEYGSEMQKAMNEKMEKQEYKDEYSKRSSVEGPFGIFKEQFQIEKEVVIGMVKTEERINLDALAYNLIRLHNIKQEIKNTTEDLEDFCESTSIKNQLKLDVTIF is encoded by the coding sequence ATGGTTAAAAGAAAGTTTGATAGGAATCAGGCAAAATTGGGCATTAATACTCTTGATTGGAATGTTCCGGAGAATCATATTTCTCGTTTTGTTGTTGAATTTGTTGAAGAAGTTTTTCCACTTTTAAATATCAAAGAACCCAAGAAAAAGAAAGGAAGAGACTCCCTTCCAGTGGATTCCATGTTAAAATTGCTTATTTATGCCAAAATCCAACATATTGATAGAACATCAATAATTGCAGATATGGCGCGATACCATGATATATTTAAATACGTGTGCGATGATATTAGACCTTCTGAAAGATCAATCCAAAGATATCGAAGAGAATATGGCCATTATTTTGAAGTATTGCTGCAAATGACATTAAAAAAGGCCTTTGATGAAGGATTCACTGAATTTAATCACGTTGCCATTGATGGAACCATCAAAAAAGCATACAATTCCAACAACAACACCATTACAAAAAAAGAAACTCAAATATTGATCGATTACTACGAAGGACGACCTATTGACCCTGAATGTCTTGAAAAACTTCACAAACCTGCTCAAAGATTATTGGAAAAGAAAGACATAGATGATGAAGATAAATTAGAACTATTATATGGAATAAAAACACAATTTACATTCACAGGACAGGATAAAATTCCAGTAAATGATATAGAAGCAAGATTTATGAAAGGAAAGAAAGGAAACTTCATGGTTGCTTATAATATCCAATCTGCAGTCGATTATGATACCAAATTAATCTGTGCAATAAACGTCACACAAAACCCGACAGACCACTACGAACTACCAATAATCGCAGAAAGAGCAATAAGAAACATTAACACCACACCAAAGTATATAAGTGCCGATACAATATACTTAAACCAAATATCACTATCATACTTAGCAGATAAAAAAATAGATGGTTTAATACCAAATAGAAAGCAAAGTAAAGAAAAAATAGGAAAATTAAATCCAAATCCATACCATAAAGACCATTTTGAATATGATTATGAATTAGATGCATTCAAATGCCCAAAAAATCAATATATGCACTTTTTCGCAAAATACATCGAACCACACAAAGATCCAGAAAAACCAGACAAAATAAAAAGACTCTACAACAATTATGAAGCCTGTAAAAACTGCAAAGCACGAAACAAATGCTTAACAGGCAAACAAACACACAAAACCATCACAGAATACGGATCAGAAATGCAAAAAGCAATGAACGAAAAAATGGAAAAACAGGAATATAAAGACGAATATAGCAAAAGATCAAGCGTTGAAGGACCATTTGGAATATTCAAAGAACAATTCCAAATAGAAAAAGAAGTAGTCATCGGAATGGTAAAAACAGAAGAAAGAATAAACTTAGATGCATTAGCATATAATTTAATACGACTACACAACATAAAACAAGAAATAAAAAACACAACAGAAGATTTAGAAGATTTCTGCGAAAGCACATCCATTAAAAACCAATTAAAACTTGATGTAACAATATTTTAA
- a CDS encoding Ig-like domain repeat protein — translation MIFSINMVSAIEFEESDNSTTYQLSSIDSSPEITAGDTDSSLESPTSGTVYVSKTGSDSNDGSTKDKALASLPYALNVVPNGGNIIMLDGAYSYSSISIPSSKIVTIEGEGNVNLTGLSSYSTFITNEGELTLKNINIVNCKGDMIDSAAFNNKNKLNVINSTFINNKLVFYNNGDLLIDNSSFFNSLGCVVNADEDSRTTTVTNSKFINGKYGNSILSFSRNKFPTLIENCTFENFYSTANTGGIIGVSTIGADFRINNCSFINNTLDAKGMFTPTSDKYGVVIRVGITTDVLFNITNCVFANNKGINGAIGVIQQVNSYINVTHSVFVNNTDYYGNTIVNGGSRGTSLYDYNWWGSDNPDFTTLVKDTKNPVNKWAILDMDYTPSTNIKPGNTITVAAGLTKYTDVDGNIHILNDKLPDYGNVTFEFQDGTKKVVPIENGLAKIDYVVKSGENIVWATLNNQKTNITIVTKDLDTIYVSPDGDDSNEGSKLSPVKTIAKAIELANTGKIVLLQGNYVENNVIVNKNVNITGEGNVVVDGNASGVVFTINSGNTVYLKNLNVKNAVNAKDGGAIYNNGANLYLDSVNLYENIAGNGGAIYNTNKGTIVITNSKLHNNNNTAKFGWNKGGSAIYNTASSKVTIENCEIYSNNALSDGTIQSYNSDLIIKNSKFFNNTAKWGGAFYGENANIIVDNCNFYNNTANNAVIYARTSTVNITNSFIRFNKAINYPSAIQNYGSKITIDNTTIANNTGTKAAIINQDLSSVSTSLIIINSRIYNNTNGAVYNDKYSDNSNITLDINNCAIFNNGDNPVIQHGTKSSGIYITANTNWWGSNKNPADIAGDGVNIDNWIILQVTYDDRGIPVLYDQFDIEANLNYYVTKDGKNGTVLNNHIFDGLVVNFDTTTGYLTKNKAIISNGMAVSKYSVLTQTANIIVVKFDNQTITIDLNANYYNGTTYVSTDGKDTNDGSIDSPVASLEKALSINKNGNIIILNGTYIVRNVKIDGNYNIAGEGSVTLSGADVERVLYILEGKVIIKNINFTNGRTLSESGALIGNAGDLTLINTTLSNSKSSKNGGAIYNAGNLTVINATIANNKATIGGAIFIDKFNDYNYNIKFQNVVFKDNEASGENNHAGGAIYAQAVGGQILIDNCSFISNSVSKNFAGGAIHALQLIDGIKITNSKFINNTANSPENYGGGAICFIGGNTERMGKLDISDSVFEDNKDNVAGAIYIRGSTLDISYSALINNGNTAIYKGVSSYVITKITADNNWWGTNNNPSAFVNGEIVSKWIVMTFTNDTPLTQGNKVLLTVALDTLNDGSKLDKALEFARPVTIVTPTETFSNQYNVEYTIPEKVTIISATIDNQSIYLYSAKTNTTLNINDTTVNLGRNINLTAVIKDAIGNNIPMGAVEFYINDKLVGSADVKNGVATLVLSNNYAEGSYNIVAKYGDVNGVYNQSMDKAVLKVISTSLIVTNSTFFNFFDNDGMLKESIDANELIFSGLFSGLGVNTITIDRAIKLKGTNSTTLDNIFLELIGNGISVDNFTININKQNYGIYITNVDKVIVKNSLINFNDVGTSDAMAIYANGVSNLQLVNNTIIYSGQSKGKTLNHPVHIDDCKGAVIENNTINAKMPSLAIDYDKITYAAITYSAAVFIDNSDNVKVINNRVTNAYTTFGGMFDTIEGILIRASKNPVVKLNIIDVTGHNYTYALKFVSVMDSDYNVVGCLNINVADNIITSKCDYYYANAIEVDGPITGKLFNNSVSVEALDVVYGIYSQAINGAVNVDYINNTILANAHTAYAMELMGNDEKVTGNTIISKGNITMGIMSSSKNLKVFNNTIKSLGSGIGPITGGDVLGGANTGIIITGDKNSVKYSKLEAYNNTIIANGDYTVMIDKRNTQVNTVTGNYLVSGKFLGDKSVNASQLNKVYNNTPDAFPTVIVVKDDELFINENYTISLTDIHGKELSGMNIIIKCGDKVWKEVTDEFGNVSIPIASLGVGTHLIEVVFEGSGYYAPSKTLNNLTVNKFPSVINLTSEDVYVGSDVTIKAEVTDGVTGEIIFIVNNKEYPVLIKDNKAILSIANLSSGTYDVIAKYAGNDLYGSASANTTFKINKYSSDIKADTNVSGNDLSVSIVLPEDATGNVIVSVDGKKESVAVNNGSAKVVINNLTSGNHSVEINYSGDDKYASATLIRNITVIPVEFKLSINELIKFHGGTDKLIATLIDGQGNPIINASIVFTVNGVNYTKYTNKSGVASMGINLKAGVYNASATYNSTTVSSTVTIKSTVIGYDIVKMFRNATQYSALFLDSNGNALVNTTVKFNINGVFYTKSTNNKGIATLNIQLIPKEYIITNYNLVTGEENSNKVTVKSLLVDNSDLIKYYLNESSYTLKVIGKDGKVAAGQEVTFNINGVFYHRVSNDDGIVSLGIKLRPGTYIVTAEYEGCWVSNNITVLPTLITKDLDMKYLDGSNFTAQTLDGQGKPLSKQNISFNVNGVFYHKTTDENGIANLNIRLNPGKYIITSIWNEYQVGNNITIA, via the coding sequence ATGATTTTTAGTATTAACATGGTAAGTGCAATAGAATTTGAGGAGAGTGATAATTCGACTACTTATCAATTAAGTAGTATTGATTCTTCTCCGGAAATTACTGCTGGTGATACTGATTCTAGTTTGGAATCACCAACTTCAGGAACTGTTTATGTTTCTAAAACTGGTAGTGATTCAAATGACGGTTCAACAAAAGACAAAGCATTAGCTAGTTTGCCTTATGCTTTAAATGTTGTTCCAAATGGTGGAAATATTATAATGCTTGATGGAGCATATTCATATAGTTCTATTTCTATTCCTTCTTCTAAAATTGTTACAATTGAAGGTGAAGGAAATGTTAATTTAACAGGTTTAAGCTCATATTCTACATTCATTACAAATGAAGGGGAATTAACTCTTAAAAATATCAATATTGTAAATTGTAAAGGAGATATGATTGATAGTGCAGCTTTTAACAATAAAAACAAATTAAATGTAATAAATTCTACTTTTATTAATAATAAATTAGTATTTTATAATAATGGAGATTTATTGATTGATAATTCCAGTTTCTTCAATAGTTTAGGTTGTGTTGTTAATGCTGATGAAGATTCTAGAACAACAACTGTTACAAATTCCAAATTTATCAATGGTAAATATGGTAATTCTATTTTGTCATTTTCTAGAAATAAGTTCCCTACACTAATTGAAAACTGTACTTTTGAAAATTTTTATTCTACTGCTAATACTGGTGGAATTATTGGAGTAAGTACTATTGGAGCAGATTTTAGAATTAACAACTGCAGTTTTATTAACAATACTTTAGATGCAAAAGGAATGTTTACACCAACATCTGATAAATACGGTGTAGTTATACGTGTTGGTATTACAACAGATGTATTATTTAACATTACAAATTGTGTTTTTGCAAATAATAAAGGTATTAATGGAGCAATTGGTGTTATTCAGCAAGTTAACTCTTATATTAATGTAACTCATTCTGTTTTTGTAAATAATACAGATTACTATGGAAATACTATTGTAAATGGCGGTTCAAGAGGAACAAGCCTTTATGATTATAACTGGTGGGGAAGTGATAATCCTGATTTTACTACATTAGTTAAAGATACAAAAAATCCAGTTAATAAATGGGCTATTTTAGATATGGATTATACTCCTTCAACTAATATAAAACCTGGAAACACAATTACAGTTGCAGCTGGTTTAACCAAATATACTGATGTTGACGGAAATATACATATATTAAATGATAAACTTCCAGATTATGGAAATGTTACTTTTGAATTCCAGGATGGAACTAAAAAAGTGGTACCTATTGAAAATGGACTGGCTAAAATAGATTATGTAGTTAAAAGTGGAGAAAACATTGTCTGGGCAACATTGAATAATCAAAAAACAAATATTACAATTGTAACTAAAGATTTAGATACTATTTATGTATCTCCAGATGGTGATGACTCTAATGAAGGATCTAAATTAAGTCCGGTTAAAACAATAGCTAAAGCAATTGAACTTGCAAATACTGGTAAAATAGTTCTTCTTCAGGGAAACTATGTTGAAAACAATGTTATTGTAAATAAAAATGTAAATATAACTGGTGAAGGAAATGTTGTTGTTGACGGTAATGCTTCAGGAGTAGTTTTCACTATTAATTCCGGAAATACAGTTTATTTAAAAAATTTAAATGTTAAAAATGCAGTTAATGCTAAAGATGGTGGGGCTATTTACAATAATGGAGCTAATCTTTATTTGGATTCTGTTAATTTATATGAAAATATAGCAGGAAATGGTGGAGCTATTTACAATACTAACAAAGGAACTATTGTAATTACTAATTCTAAATTACATAATAACAATAACACAGCTAAATTCGGATGGAATAAAGGAGGATCAGCTATTTACAATACTGCTTCATCAAAAGTAACTATTGAAAATTGTGAAATTTACTCAAATAATGCTCTTAGTGACGGAACAATTCAGTCATATAATTCTGATTTAATAATCAAAAATTCAAAATTCTTCAATAACACTGCTAAATGGGGAGGAGCATTTTATGGTGAAAATGCAAATATAATTGTAGATAACTGTAACTTCTACAATAATACTGCTAATAATGCAGTTATTTATGCAAGAACATCCACTGTAAACATTACCAACTCTTTCATTCGTTTTAACAAAGCAATTAATTATCCAAGTGCAATTCAGAATTATGGAAGTAAAATTACAATTGATAACACTACAATAGCTAATAATACTGGTACTAAAGCAGCTATTATAAATCAGGATTTATCCAGTGTTAGTACTAGTTTAATTATAATCAATTCAAGAATTTATAATAATACTAATGGTGCAGTTTATAATGATAAATATTCAGATAATTCAAACATTACATTAGATATAAATAACTGTGCTATTTTTAATAATGGAGACAATCCTGTTATTCAGCATGGAACTAAATCTAGCGGTATTTATATAACTGCAAATACTAACTGGTGGGGTTCTAATAAAAATCCTGCAGATATTGCCGGCGATGGAGTTAATATTGATAACTGGATTATTTTACAGGTAACTTATGATGACAGGGGAATTCCTGTTCTTTACGACCAATTTGACATTGAAGCTAATTTAAATTACTATGTTACAAAAGACGGTAAAAATGGAACTGTTTTAAATAATCATATATTTGATGGTTTAGTTGTTAATTTTGATACAACAACCGGTTATTTAACTAAAAATAAAGCAATTATTTCTAATGGAATGGCTGTTTCAAAATACAGTGTTTTAACTCAAACAGCAAATATTATTGTTGTTAAATTTGATAATCAGACAATTACTATAGATTTAAATGCAAATTATTATAATGGAACAACTTATGTTTCTACCGATGGTAAAGATACAAATGACGGATCTATAGATTCTCCTGTAGCTTCTCTTGAAAAGGCATTGTCTATTAATAAAAATGGTAATATTATAATTCTTAATGGAACTTATATTGTCAGAAATGTAAAAATCGATGGAAATTACAATATTGCTGGTGAAGGCAGTGTAACCCTTAGCGGTGCAGATGTTGAGCGTGTTTTATATATTCTTGAAGGAAAAGTAATAATTAAAAATATTAACTTTACAAATGGAAGAACTTTAAGTGAAAGCGGAGCTTTAATTGGAAATGCTGGTGACTTAACATTAATCAATACTACATTATCCAATTCAAAGTCAAGTAAGAATGGAGGAGCTATTTATAATGCAGGTAATTTAACAGTAATTAATGCTACAATAGCTAATAACAAAGCAACAATTGGTGGAGCTATATTTATTGATAAATTCAATGATTACAATTACAATATCAAATTCCAAAATGTTGTATTTAAAGATAATGAAGCTTCAGGTGAGAATAATCATGCAGGTGGAGCTATTTATGCTCAAGCTGTTGGAGGGCAAATATTAATCGATAACTGTTCATTTATTTCAAATTCAGTTTCTAAAAACTTTGCTGGTGGAGCTATTCATGCCCTTCAGCTTATTGATGGAATAAAAATTACAAATTCCAAATTCATCAATAACACTGCAAATTCACCTGAAAATTATGGTGGGGGAGCAATTTGTTTTATTGGTGGAAACACTGAAAGAATGGGCAAATTAGATATTTCTGATTCAGTATTTGAAGACAATAAAGATAATGTAGCTGGAGCAATCTATATCAGAGGTTCAACTTTAGATATATCATACTCTGCTTTAATCAATAATGGAAACACAGCTATATACAAAGGAGTTAGCAGCTATGTCATTACCAAAATAACAGCAGATAATAATTGGTGGGGAACTAATAACAATCCGTCTGCATTTGTCAATGGTGAAATTGTTTCAAAATGGATTGTAATGACATTTACTAATGATACTCCCCTTACTCAAGGAAATAAAGTTTTATTAACTGTAGCTTTAGATACTTTAAATGACGGATCCAAATTAGATAAAGCATTAGAATTTGCACGTCCTGTAACAATTGTAACACCTACAGAAACATTCAGTAATCAGTATAATGTTGAGTACACAATCCCTGAAAAAGTAACTATTATTTCAGCTACTATAGATAATCAATCTATTTACTTATATTCAGCTAAAACAAACACAACACTTAATATAAATGATACTACTGTTAATTTAGGTAGAAATATAAATTTAACTGCTGTCATAAAAGATGCAATTGGAAATAATATTCCTATGGGTGCTGTTGAGTTTTATATTAATGATAAACTGGTAGGTAGTGCTGATGTTAAAAATGGTGTAGCTACTTTAGTTCTATCAAATAATTATGCAGAAGGCAGTTATAATATAGTTGCAAAATATGGAGATGTTAATGGTGTTTATAATCAGAGTATGGATAAAGCAGTCCTTAAAGTCATTTCAACTTCTTTAATTGTAACAAATTCAACATTTTTCAACTTCTTTGATAATGATGGTATGCTTAAAGAAAGTATTGATGCAAATGAATTAATATTTTCAGGTTTATTTAGTGGCCTTGGAGTAAATACAATTACTATTGACAGAGCTATTAAGCTTAAAGGCACTAATTCAACTACTTTAGATAATATCTTTTTAGAGTTAATCGGTAATGGCATATCTGTTGATAACTTTACAATAAATATAAATAAACAGAATTATGGTATTTATATAACAAATGTAGATAAGGTTATTGTTAAAAATTCATTAATTAATTTTAATGATGTTGGTACATCTGATGCAATGGCTATTTATGCAAATGGAGTAAGTAATTTACAGTTAGTTAATAACACAATCATATATTCTGGTCAAAGTAAAGGCAAAACTCTTAATCATCCAGTTCATATTGATGATTGTAAAGGTGCTGTAATTGAAAATAACACTATCAATGCTAAAATGCCTTCTCTTGCAATTGATTACGATAAAATTACTTATGCAGCTATAACTTACAGTGCAGCAGTCTTTATAGACAATAGTGATAATGTTAAAGTCATAAATAATAGAGTTACAAATGCATATACTACTTTCGGCGGAATGTTTGATACTATTGAAGGAATTTTAATAAGAGCTTCTAAAAATCCTGTTGTTAAATTAAATATAATTGATGTAACAGGACATAATTATACCTATGCTTTAAAATTTGTCAGTGTAATGGACAGTGATTATAATGTTGTCGGATGTTTAAACATAAATGTTGCAGACAATATCATCACTTCAAAATGTGATTATTACTATGCAAATGCTATTGAAGTAGATGGCCCTATCACAGGTAAATTATTTAATAATTCTGTTAGTGTTGAAGCTTTAGATGTTGTTTATGGAATATATTCACAAGCAATAAATGGGGCGGTTAATGTTGATTATATAAACAATACAATATTAGCTAATGCTCATACAGCTTATGCTATGGAGCTTATGGGAAATGATGAAAAGGTCACTGGAAATACAATAATCTCAAAAGGTAATATTACAATGGGTATAATGTCTTCTTCTAAAAATCTTAAAGTATTTAATAATACAATTAAATCTTTAGGAAGTGGAATTGGACCTATTACTGGTGGTGATGTTCTTGGAGGAGCAAATACTGGAATTATAATTACTGGAGATAAAAACAGTGTAAAATACTCTAAATTAGAAGCTTATAACAATACAATAATTGCTAATGGTGATTATACAGTAATGATTGATAAACGCAATACTCAGGTAAATACAGTTACAGGCAATTATTTGGTATCTGGCAAATTCCTTGGAGATAAATCTGTTAATGCTTCACAATTAAATAAAGTTTATAATAACACTCCTGATGCATTCCCAACAGTAATTGTAGTTAAAGATGATGAATTATTTATAAATGAGAATTATACAATCTCATTAACTGATATTCATGGAAAAGAATTGTCTGGAATGAATATTATAATTAAATGTGGAGATAAAGTTTGGAAGGAAGTTACTGATGAATTTGGTAATGTTTCAATACCAATAGCTAGTTTAGGTGTTGGAACTCATTTGATTGAAGTAGTCTTTGAAGGTAGCGGATATTATGCTCCGTCAAAAACACTAAACAATTTAACAGTTAACAAATTCCCGTCTGTTATAAATTTAACTTCTGAAGATGTTTATGTTGGATCTGATGTAACTATTAAAGCGGAAGTTACTGATGGTGTAACTGGAGAAATAATATTTATTGTTAATAATAAGGAATATCCTGTTTTAATAAAAGACAATAAAGCTATTTTATCTATAGCTAATTTAAGTAGTGGAACATATGATGTTATAGCTAAATATGCTGGTAATGATTTATATGGTTCTGCATCAGCTAATACAACTTTTAAAATAAATAAATATTCATCTGATATTAAAGCTGATACAAATGTTAGTGGCAATGATTTAAGTGTAAGTATTGTTTTACCTGAAGATGCTACTGGAAATGTAATTGTTAGTGTAGATGGTAAAAAAGAAAGTGTTGCTGTAAACAATGGTAGTGCTAAAGTGGTTATTAATAATTTAACTAGTGGAAATCATAGTGTTGAAATTAATTATAGTGGTGATGATAAATATGCTTCTGCTACTTTGATTAGAAACATAACAGTAATTCCTGTAGAATTTAAGTTAAGTATTAATGAACTTATTAAATTCCATGGAGGAACAGACAAGCTTATAGCTACTTTAATTGATGGTCAAGGAAATCCAATTATTAACGCATCAATTGTTTTTACTGTCAATGGTGTGAATTATACTAAATACACTAATAAGAGTGGTGTTGCTTCAATGGGCATTAATTTAAAAGCCGGAGTTTATAATGCATCAGCTACTTACAATAGCACAACAGTTAGCTCAACAGTAACAATTAAATCTACTGTTATTGGCTATGATATTGTTAAAATGTTTAGAAATGCAACTCAGTATTCTGCACTATTCTTAGACAGCAACGGTAATGCTTTAGTAAACACTACTGTTAAGTTTAACATTAACGGTGTTTTCTATACTAAATCTACCAATAATAAAGGTATAGCTACTTTAAACATCCAACTGATTCCTAAGGAATACATTATAACCAATTATAATCTTGTTACCGGTGAGGAAAACTCAAATAAAGTAACTGTCAAATCATTACTTGTTGATAACTCTGATTTGATTAAATACTACTTAAATGAATCCAGCTATACTCTTAAAGTAATTGGTAAAGACGGTAAAGTAGCAGCTGGTCAGGAAGTAACCTTCAACATCAACGGAGTATTTTACCACAGAGTATCTAATGATGATGGAATTGTCAGTTTAGGTATTAAGTTACGTCCGGGCACCTACATCGTAACAGCTGAATACGAAGGCTGCTGGGTATCTAACAACATTACAGTATTGCCAACTTTAATTACCAAAGATCTTGACATGAAATACTTAGACGGCAGCAACTTCACTGCACAAACATTAGACGGTCAAGGCAAGCCATTATCTAAGCAGAACATATCATTTAACGTAAACGGTGTATTCTACCATAAAACAACTGATGAAAACGGTATAGCTAACTTGAATATACGCTTAAACCCAGGTAAATATATCATTACTTCTATCTGGAACGAATACCAAGTTGGAAACAATATTACAATTGCTTAA